The Silene latifolia isolate original U9 population chromosome Y, ASM4854445v1, whole genome shotgun sequence sequence GCATCAAAGATGGAGTTTTCTTTCATTTGAATCTCTTCTTTGTTGTATCTCCTGAGTGTTTCATACTACTATTTTCTCTTGGTTTTTCTTTACACTgaacttttttttgttttttgataaGTGCACTGATTGTTTTTCGTTTAGATCCCTTTCtaaatttctttcaaaatgtttTCCACATTTTTATGTACTTGTCTTCATTGTCATCGTACTTCTCCAGTTTCACTTTAttacattttttcatttttttgcttCATATCTACGGTTTCAAACAATGATTCGTGTTAGACGACCGCAAAACATTTGGCATTAAGGCTTTTTCATTGTTCTGCTTCTGTTTCGTGCTGTTGTGATGCATGTTCGTAGTTAGAGATATAACTAAATCAGTTTACAGAAACAGACAACTGGGGAAAGACACAAGGAAACAAAATGTAAAGCGTAAAGAACAATATTTAATAATAAGGAAAAAAAGATCGGTCATATTTCGCACCTCGAATATAAGAGACTCAGCACCAGTTAAGTACGGTAGCTGACCAAGGAAGTAGTAGTCCCTATCGTTACAAGAATGCTGATTACTCTTGGAACACCATATAGGTTTCTGTAGACATTTCGGAAATACATACTTAAAAGTCAGTCGTAAAACACTTTGAAAGTTACTATAATTTGGCCATAGAGTCAATTTTTTAAATAGAAAGTTCTGAGGAACAGTAGACATGGCATAGGAGGGGATAAGTTAATGACCTCGAGAAAATTAAAGACTATAAGCGCAAAATAGTTGAGTGTCCAGAGAAAATCAAAGCGAGTGTAAGTGAAATACAACTTCACTGAATTTTCAAAGCTTGACTGGTTAAGAATTTCCTCAGGGAGACCAATACCATCCTCAGCCTGCAAAATGCATCATTTAGTCAGAAATCACAAGTACATCTCAATACTTCAACAAGAAATAGATCGAAAGACATTCAAAATGCCCATAATTCACGTACGCCATCACTGCAACTAGTACTTATTAGTGAGAACTTTTGTAAATGATTAAATAAAAAGCGAACTACTGCAGTCAGGAATGGTGTTTCTTACGCCAAATGATTCTCAAGtagaaacttgttacagttgacTCACAGGCAACCTCTCAAGCTTCTAATAGATGAAGGAAACACTACCAAATTATAAGGAATGCCACTCTCCGAAGTGAAAGTAAGAGATGCTAATGGGTAGAATATAGATGGGATGAAGCCATGCCCAACGACATTCAGCTCCTCTTTCCCATTATTGTGACATCTTCTAAACTTTTTCagtttagttttgaatgaagagAAAGTTACTAAGCTACTCAGGTTATGGCCTTATGGGTCCAATTAATTGGTTAGGACCAGATTCGGTGACTACCTGGAGTTTTTCATGCGGAAACTTATCTGTCAATCAACCAAACCGCAACTACATCATGTAATTCCCAAAGATACGAAAGAAAATCTCGACAATAATATTGTCTAGATTGTCTAGTAGCACCACTAGGATGGTGGTCCACTGACAATAGACGTTGTCTAATACCACAATCTTTGACAAATAACTAGTCCGTTGCTATTATGAAGGGATAAACATATAAGCAGTCATTGTAATCTGGTTTTATCATGTATAGATATTATTATCCATCAAATATACAAAAACATTTGATCCTTGGTGTTTACAGACAGCATAAAATGCGAGGTCAAGAATACTTTTTCCGACTAATTCTACTTATATGATCACAAAGTATAATTTAATACCACAAGTCCCAAATTCTGTAGGTACGGAAGCCATGATGGAGCCAAAGATTCATTACTCGCTAGAGGGTAGTGGGTAAAAAGTAGAGTAACATACAAAATCCAAACAAAAAAAATGAGCGATTAAAATCTGAAATAAttccaaataaaaaaaaagagagaaaagggtaATAGAAAGAGTACGAGATCAACAAGAGCAGCAGCACGTTGATAAGAAGAGCCGGTAGTGATGGCTTTGGAGCGGGTTAGAGGCGGGTTATATCCATTAGAACGACTACTGGGTTCACCTAACAATGGCTCCATTTTCAGCTCCGACTAGAGAATCACAGTAGAGATTAATTAATTGGTTGGAATAATAATGGAAATGATACGTTGAATGTAGAATACGTTGAAGATCATTCTTCAAAATTATTATTAgttggatttatttatttatttgagaTTGATTTTGGTTGATAACGACAATGGATTGGAATGACTCAGAGGCAGTAAATGAATGAGCTTCGATGCCTAGGACGGCTTTAAAAGTTTTCATTGAGATCGGTCTGAAATCGAAATGAAATTTTGAGGCCAAACTAAAGTTTCAAACCGAGCCGAGCTCAAGCACACTAAGGCTCGGCTCGAGAGCTCGTTTGAGCTcgttatttttaaaattacttaattttttcaatatatttacttaaattgtatcaattttaaagtaaataaattaaaatattagtttataagataaaattacataataattttTATTCTAAGCTAACAAAAAGATAATATTCtcgtttgaatttgaatttttaaatcaaaaattacGTTATAATTAAAATAATGCTCGAAAAAATAGTATGCACGCAAAGCTCGGGCTCGGGTTCGGGCTCGTAAAATATTATATGAGCCGGTCCCGAGCCTTTATTTCAAGAGCTCGGGTTCGGGCTCGAACTCGGATTTTACAATATGAGCCGAGCTCGATCATAGgtaagctcgagctcggctcggctCGGCTCGGTTACACCCCTAGGAATGAGAAAGGGTTCTAATTTCATACTTCCAAAACATAGTTTattagaaaaataaactaaacataAGGAATAGAGTTTGACTAAACATAAGGAATAGAGTTTGAATCCATAAAGAGGATGTGGGTAACTGGGTATGGGATTCTAAGGGGTTGGGGTGAAATGAGAATTCATCCGAATTTTAACTCCATTTTAAAATACCCCAACCAAACACTAAAATGACTAAAATTCATTCCATTTCATTCAAAACCTCCCAACCAAAACACCCTCTTAATTCTAATTCTATGCAAGTAGATGTGTATAGATTCAACTAGATTGCTACTCCGTATTTGTTACGCCTTTTGTGCCGTGTAACAAAGCATCAATTTTCCCTTTGTTTAATTTTGTTGTTGTAAAAATTGGACTTGTCCCATCATCAATTAACAAAGTATAATTTCATTAAAATTGTGTttatttagtaaaattcgcgATTTTTTAAAACCGGctttatctttaataatgttcaCAACAACCTCACTCTTATCTGTTGTAATGGCATTAAAGTTTGGAAAGAGACTAAATTTGACGATTTGGACAATCCCGATAAAAAACGACTCAGTTAAAAACAATGTTAGTAGTAAAAAAGAAATTAGATGGGAGAAGCCTTTAAACGGTTTTATTAAGCTAAATTTTGATAGATCAAAAGTAGTTGGGAATAAAGTTGCTTTGGGATCTAATTGAACTCTAGTTGTAGAAACTTTCGCATTAAAAGAATACGTTTTAGCGGCTAAATCTATAGgacattgttgtcagaatcgcgattcaatccaacgattctacgattttacgatccaaaaatgcttgaccgatcctggatcctacgattctatcatagttATAGAATCTTAagatcctattaatttgaaaatttctagagatgggatcataatacgatcctacgattttacgatcatacgatccgattccataataaaaaaataatatatatttttatataatgacaccgtaaaacccaaatttcttgtaagttgttcatacaatgatactaaaataattaattaccaatattttatgaataactattaataaataagtgttttgattttcaattatatgtttttaccaaataaaaaattatatttagtgagtttgtaaaatcttgcgattctacgatctgattctaccgattcgatcctacccttcCCATctatccaaagtagaatcccgatcctgacaacattgctaTAGGAGCCTTGGAATTAATAATTAAAAGTGACAATATTTATGTTATCAACTCACTTCGTAATACTTGACAAATTTCATAGGAAATCTTAAGAATTATCAAGAATataaaattagattttcatttctTTGAGAAAGTGATAGTTCAACATTGCTTCCGGGGAGCCGATAAAGTCGATGACTTTATGCCCCATGTTAGGCATTcttgtccaactctttcgaggtggtttgaaagtcATTGGCCATAACTCACCTCCGCTCATCCGAAATGATGAAATAAGTTGGTCATATCCTAAATGATCAATCTAATTTCCTTATTTtatctaaaaaaataaaaaaaaaaattaacaaaagtATAATGTGTATGATAATAATGCCTAGTACTAGTACTAATTCCTAAAaatctttcatcttttttttaaCAACCGTATAAAGGATATAATTACATAATGTTAGGAATCTTTAAATCCTTATTACATCCATTATGCAACATAATATGAACTATTTAACTATAACTAACACAAACACAAGAATATGCGTCGGATATTTGAACCAAGTTGGTGGCGTACGAAACACTGGGCATAAGTAGGCCTGGTAAATGGGTCATTCGGGTTCGGTTCAGGTCGGGTCACATTGGGTCAGGTTATTTACGGATCAATAACTTATCGGGTCACTTTTAGGTCGGGTCACTTTTGGATCGGGTCACTTCGGATCGGctcattttgggtcgggtcattctGAGTCGTTTGAGTCATTTCGGGTTATGATTTTGCCTTAATTTAGGGGTCACTTTAGGCCGGGTCATTTTCAAGTGGGGCACTTCGGGTGATGCATTTCGGGTCATTTTCTGATCTCAGGTCAGCCTTATCGAGTCGGGTCATTGGGGTCGGATCAGCTTTGTCAAGTTTAGGCACAAGCATCTTCATTCATATCATCATGACAACTCCTAAATATCTTCGATACATATGAGTTGTGGAGTGACAAAAACAAGGTGTACTTAGAGCATGTACAATACTAAACAATGGAGAGCACCTACTATGGTCTCCATTTAAAGCAAGACCAGGCAAACAGGTCAACCGAGTTGAGTCAATTTTGGCTTTGTAGACTTCGATTCGAGTTCAAGTCGAGCCAGGTCATTTCGAGTTCGGGTCAACTATTAACAAGTTATTTATAGATAATAGCGTGCAACAATAAACATTCGTGTCGAGTTATATTGGGTCTGGTCAATTTAGATTTGGGATCGAGTTCGTGTCAAGCTCGGGTTTTAAGTTCAGGTATAGAGTCATGTATGGTCGTATGGCTCGGGTCATTTAGGCGGGGCCAATTTTGCCAAGTCTATTTTAAACCCTCTTTCATTGGGGAGCAAAATTAATTATGCACCTAATAATAAATCTATTTCACATGCTCTTCCTGCCAAATATTGGTCCTACTTTTTAAAATTTACATTATAAATATAAACTAAAAAGAGAATTGGAAAAAAATCACTCCTCTTACATTTTCACTTTTGTTGACCCACTTTATAGCATGTATAACGGGAGCTTCTGGAGGCCATGTTTTCAAGATCGAGACTTTACTTTGAATTGATGGAGTAGGTAAGATCAAAAACGTAAACTTGAAGATTGAAATATATATTTATtgatatttatttataaattattGACGATTTATAATTTTTGTGTCATTGTATGAACATGTCTCTACAACTAACTTGATTTTACAAAGGCATTATATAAAATACTTTGTATCAGAAAGCTGGATCGTAagatcgtattatgatcctaccTCTAAAAATTTCCATATGAGGATAGTAAGATTCTACATCCATGATAAAATGTTGAAATCCGTGATCGGTCAAACGTTTTTGGATTATAAAATCGTACAGTAGGATCGAATCGAAATTTTGATAACAATGGATCTTAACCTATACAAACCTGACATAACTGAAACTAATTATCTAACTGAAATTACTTTTAGTCAAATTATTAGATCAGAGCATCCTGAATTAAAACGATACGATTTTAATAAGATGAAAAATAAAAGGAGAGTTGGATGTTTACTTAAACACAAAATTTCATTATAGACGTTACATATCTGTCTATAACTAAAGAGGGGTCAAATACAATATCACATTCTTAACAGGACAAGCAACAAGCAGGGTGGTGGAGGCAAAAAAATATCACTACTTTCAAACTATTTGACCCGTTTTTAGCTATAAACAGATATATTCGTCTATAACAAGACTAGCTGTTACTTAAGGGTGTGAAATAAGAGTTGACGTTTGATGAAATTGCATTAATTTGTGGGTTGACACGGAAACACGGATGATACGAAGATGAAACAAAGAGCAAAGATGTTAGGAGTACACGACGTGTACAAGGCCTTGGTACACGGGCCAATCAGCGCTCGCCACGTGTAAAGGTGAGTCAAAGATTCTTTTTTTATTTGGAGGGAAAGTTGGAGGGAAAAATGGGAGGGATTATTTGGGTTTTGGCGGGAGTATTATTGGGAATAACCCCAAGATTAATTAACACTTATTTTAATCTAATCTCCATAATTAACAACACTTATTTTAATCTAATCTTTATAATTAACAACACTTATTTTTAATCTAATCTTTATAATTAACAACACTTATTTTTAATCTAATCTTTTTAATTGACACTTTATCTCTCTTATTATTTTCATTACTTAAATACAGTAACTTatactaaaacaaaaaaaatacagTGATTAAAATTTTGGAAACCTTATTTTTTAATACTCGTTGAACatctacaccaaaaaaaaaaatactcgttCAACATTTGATTAAATGGCGCTTGATTTTGATCTCAATAACTTGTATGAAGAAGGTGAATGTTCACGCAAAGCGTTAGTAAACAAAAGGCAACGGTGAAGCAGAATATAATGGCGATGTTGATTTAATGAAAGAGTATGTCGAGCTGTATGGCGACGGTCCAGTGGATGATGATGACACCGTCGTTACTGCTGCTGAGAACGACAACATTGTTGAACCTGTTGTAGGTTTGGCTTACAAGTCATCTGAAGAACTCATGACTTTCGCCCATTCATACGCATATAAGAAGGGGTTTTCATGGTACATTCGCAGTAATAAACTCTTTAAAAAGTACAAGGAAGACGGTGTTTCAAAAAAAGGTTCCTTTAACTCTACAAATGCCAATATTCTTCTTCTGTAATTAAAGATTACACAAAATTAGTCAATTGaatctctctctctaaaaaaaccctctctaaaaacctagcctccattattattcgggggcttccatcgatcatccatcgatggtaagccccacaaaagctttcttaaacaactaattttatgcagatctatcttattttcaataatagtctcccttttggtgagatctgttgttccgtcccttctttcggggtttttccattatttcgtgggattgttatcaatataataagttttaatcgacggggagattatcagatttgtttcgtggatgaatacatcaagacggctacactgtttccctccatcaagaaggatgcaaagacatcgattattcatagattcaagaaatttatgattttggagAGCGCGGCCATTACCGAGATTTAGATAgttattttgaatgtattttttacgttagcaatcttgattttcctttgtctatttgttatcttcattgtaacctacgcctagttgattattaatgagatgacaatttcaaaaaaaaaaaaaaggttccttTAAGAATGAACCGCGGTATCATATGTATGAAAGATTAAGGCTTTGTTGTGGTCATGCTGCTAAAACCAAGGATGCCTGCAATGCTTACATTGAGTCCCGTTATTTCGACGATGAAGACGTAGTGAAGATAACGCAATGCCATTTAGAGCACAACCATGAGATGGATCCTAAGAAAAGCCGGTTATTTGTTGGGTTTAGACATATAAATGACTACTTCAAAAAGAGGATGATGATCAATGATGCTGCTGGTAtttcaatattaaataattacaAGTCGTTGGTCTTGGAGGGGGGAGGTCATGAGAACCTTGGCTTTAAGTTTAGTGATAGTCGAAACGCCATCAATCAAGAACGAAGACGTAGCGTCATAGATGGCGATGCTGAAGAATTGAAGGCATATTTTGAGAAGATGAAAGAGGAGGATCCTAATTATTTCTATGCAATTGAGCTCGATGATTTTGGGACTCCAATGAATGTTTTTTGGTGTGATTCACGCTGCCGAGCTATGTTTAAATCGTATGGAGACGTTGTGTCGTACGATACAACTTTCTTGACGAATATGTAAGGCGTTATATCTCAATTTATCTGTGTTAAAATGTTATTTTGAttaatcgtatttgtttgttttgttaTGTAAGAGTAGGAGTGTTTTACCGTGCTTCAAGaattcataaaattaaaattaaaattaccaATTTAATTGTACTATAGAAATTATTCTGATTACtgattttatttgtttggttatgTAAGTATAAGTTTTGTAGTATATCATTAATCTAATAGAGTAAATCATGGTGTTACAGGTATCGCATGCCTTTTTCCCCTTTCATAGGGGTGAATCAACATGGGAATTCAATTGCTTTTGCTTGTGCTTTGGTTACGCGTGATTATGAAGAAAGTTTTGAGTGGGTTTTTGCCAAGTTTTTAGAATGCATGGGTAAAGCTCCATCAGTTATATTTGAGACCGGGGAAAGAGCAATTGGTAATGCAATTAAAAAATCTTCCCAAACACTCACCACAGGCTCGCCTTTGGCACATATTGAAAAATCTTTGGTAAAAATCGGGAAAACATCCACTTTGGAACGATATCTCAAGTGACCTTAATTTAGCAGTTCACGACAGTTTGGAGGTGCATGATTTTGAGATAGCATGGAAGGAAATGGTTCGTAAATATGGTATTGAAAAATGTTCGTGGGTGACGGAGTCGTATTTGATCGTGGAGAGTTGGGTCCCCGCATATTGGCGTGGGATATTTTGTCTTTGGGATGTCGTCGACGCAGAGGAGTGTGCAACAAAACCGGTTTTTCAAAACTTATGTCAATGGGAGGACTACTTTAAGTCGGTTTCTTAAAATTGAGGAAGCCTTGAAATTGAAAGTGAAGGAGGAGACCGCGAACAATCACGATTGCACAGAGAAACCGTATAAGATTGAGTGCAACTTACTTGTTGAGCAGGTTTTCCGTAAATTGTATACTAAGAAGATATATAAGTTGGTACGTGACGAGGTAATTGGGTTAATTTATACGAACGCTGATCCGCCGAGAAGACTTGGGCATAGTGTGACATTTAACGTTGAAGATAAAAAAGTGGCGCCATTTGGCAAGTGTAAGAAATATTGGGTTGATATTGTGAAGTGTGGGGACCGCTCAAGTGCTCATGTAAGTTAGTTGAGTTCAAGGGTATCTTTGTGTCGACATATTATTAGATGCATGGTTATCGAAGATGTGAAGGTGATCCCGGAGAAGTATATACTTGATCGATGGCGAAAGGACTTGGTTAGAGAATACGAGACAATCAAAACTGGGTACTATAATCCGGAAGCCTCAGCTCGTGCGAAGAAGTCGTTGGAGGTAACTATAAGGAACCATTACATTTCCACACTAGCGCTTCGAGACGATGAAACTTATGAAACATATGATAGATTGACTTCTGAATTAATTAAGGAGTTGGaggggattgttggtgttgaaACTATAGACGCCTATGTCCCTGACGGTGTTTCTTCTAGGGTATGGGGTCATAGAAGGCTACAGCCTAAGGAATGCAATATTAGATATATGAAGAGGAAGGCAAAGACGGAGGGAAGGTGGTGCAGGACCTGTTGTGAGAAGAAGATCCGGGAGGGTACCAAAAGGCAATAGAACTCCCGATGCTAGAAAGAATAAGAAGGTGAGTAATAGAGTAATTATTATTCATTGTTGTACTAAATTCTTTACTCGGCTTTTTTGCATAACCCTCTAAATAACGTCATAATTTTTTGAATTGCAGAAAAAAACTAATGTTCCAAACCCATTCACCGCTAATGAGAGCAATCATTTAAATACTGCATGTAGCGAGTTTGGTGCATCGCAATCTACTCCTACAAGACAGTTTGGTGCGTCGCAATGTACCCCTACGAGGAGCCAGTTTGGTGCGTCGCAATGTACCCCTACGCGGAGCCTGTTTTGTGCGTCACAATGTACCCCTACGCAGAGCCAGTTTGATACGTCGCAATCAACTCCTACAAGGAGCGTATTAGGTGCATCGCAATTACGCTCACCTTATTCTACCCCTAGCAGAAGCACATTTGGTGCATCACAGCCTACTCCTCCTTTGCATGCGATGGACGGAGATGCTAATCGATCGATGAATGAGTCATCTTACGAATTTTACCGTTAGTCTGTTTGTCATgtaaattacatatgaatgaaATTGCATTTTGCATAATGAAGACAATCATCTACTTAATGAAGTCTAATTATATTGACCAAGTTTAATTTCACATACCATAAGTTTAATTCCAGAAACCATGAGTTTATAATTACAAAATTACATACCAATTTAAACTTAGAGCCCTAAAAGAtcaacttaaaagtaaataaagtcatGGACAATATCGCCTCTTATAATCTTCGTCGTAGAAGAGGTTCTCGATCTGTGATTGCTCTTCAATACGTTCAATGGTCGGGCTTGAGTGGAACCACCAGGTATACCATCCCCTTGTTGCCTTGCTCACGTAACGTTTCCACCAACCGCACTTTGGGTATTATATAACCCACCATCAAGTCCTCATTAGAACCCACTTCGTAAGCGGATGATCTCTCATCTGTCCCTTTGAGGATGACCTTTCCTTTTGGATACGCAATTGAATTTGGAACATTCCTAACCCTTCTAAGAAATCTTTCTTCCTCTAGTTTTGTTATTTCTGCCTCCCAAGGACAATCCGGATTTGAAACCGCTTGTCTTTTATTTGGATGTTGAAACTTCCACTTTAAAGGGTCGCACTTCCGTTTTTTTGTTCATATCCATAATTTCTTGAAAGATTTCAAGAAGATCAAACATGCATAAAGATTAACGAGATACATGATGTTACTCAAAACTCACAATCATCAATCCTTTAAACCTAAACCTCAATATATGTAGAACATGCATATTTGGggattacatatcatataatcagAATCATCAAGACATCAATATATGAAGAACAAGCATGCATCTTGGACTGACTAAGCAACAATAATCATTTAAACTTGTACAAAGTATAAATTTAGGGCAAAATTTGTATACAAAGAACAATATTCCATCAAGTACTTCATCTTCTACTGATGAAGAACAATAATTCTTTAACATATACGGTAACATacatacttgttaaattattaatAAACATATTTAAGTTTAAATGTGAGATCAAACCTACCTTGTTGATAATGATGAAGAAGTAGGCGTGATGTAGACGTTATCAGCGGTATGTCTCTTCAACTTCTCTGTGCAGTCAGTTTATATGGGGAAGTGGAAAAAAATATGAATGGGTGCCACTTTGTTGTGGGATATTAAAATAAacgatttgtattttttttttttttttattcaagaCAATATGAACATGATTATAGGATTATCTTTGTgtgagaaaattaaaaaaaaaagagagataaGATCTTAACAATATTGCGTTATTTTAATAGCTTTATGATACGGATATTATAATATTGCATTATGTGATATGATGATCTAACAACGAACGAAACCTACTTAGATAAACATAAACATTATAACATTAATATATTTTCTTATGTAAAATGATCTAAAAAGAACGAAACTTACTTAGATAAACATAAACATTATATATTAATATTTTTTGATTATtccataaaataaaaaacaaacaagacATTTCATAATTGAATATTGTCCATTTTCATGGACAATATGGTGGTTGTGGCCAACCACCACTAATTGACATTTTATACTTCTTCGTTTCATCACGGCCACCTTCGTTATGGTACCAACTGCCCCATGCTCGCAAACCAAAAGATTCACCTAGTTTCCGTATTGCATCTTGGCAGGATGTAGGATATGATAAGGTCCCTGCACGAACCAACTCTGAATGTCGGTGATGTCTTGTTGTATCCCTTGACCTTATAGTTATTTGGTGTATAGACCCTTGGTTCCCACCTCATTCTTTTGTATGGGTAAACAACTTCCATTTaggttttttagggtttttgggttGTGTTGATGGAATGGTTGACAGAGAAAAAAATTTATGGGGACACATATATATAGGAGATGGAGATGGTGTCTTTTCATTTTTATACTCCATATTCAATGGTCAGTTTTACGTATATTGTATAGGTTCAATGTACATACGCCGTACGGTCCGTTTACTACGTATATTGTATAGCTTCAATGTACATACTCCATATTCTCTGGTAATTAATTTGAAGATGTGTGCGAAATGGTCCGTTTACTACGTTGTCTTCACGTGGAAATGCAATTCGTTAATTTAAAGTGTATACAAACaaatttacataaaattaaaCAAGTCATTTTCTTAATAGACTTCCCCGATCAGTTTCTTAATGATGTAACTGCTCCCGTTATTTTGGTGACCCAATATAAATCCTAACGCTAACTTATGGCACATTTTACCGTCTTTCTCAAGTTCGCAAGTTTCCATCAGATGGATATAGTAACTTAAGAAAACGGTGCATGACGTAAGTTGCTGAATCCCCCTCAATTGCCACTCCTTTCTTCTCCTTCA is a genomic window containing:
- the LOC141630040 gene encoding protein FAR1-RELATED SEQUENCE 5-like, encoding MDPKKSRLFVGFRHINDYFKKRMMINDAAGISILNNYKSLVLEGGGHENLGFKFSDSRNAINQERRRSVIDGDAEELKAYFEKMKEEDPNYFYAIELDDFGTPMNVFWYRMPFSPFIGVNQHGNSIAFACALVTRDYEESFEWVFAKFLECMGKAPSVIFETGERAIGNAIKKSSQTLTTGSPLAHIEKSLRSVQQNRFFKTYVNGRTTLSRFLKIEEALKLKVKEETANNHDCTEKPYKIECNLLVEQVFRKLYTKKIYKLVRDEVIGLIYTNADPPRRLGHSVTFNVEDKKVAPFGKCKKYWVDIVKCGDRSSAHVS